A section of the Methanoregula formicica SMSP genome encodes:
- a CDS encoding UbiD family decarboxylase, giving the protein MRSFIEKMRKAGLVTDVKEAVSPDMEAPKMAAKTDKPLFFHNLAGHKAVMNLTANRASLALALGIDEATMVKTLADAQFNGNVIEDGTLKMQKPDLTKLPIMHHFPKDAGKYLTSAIVFSRWEGVENGSIHRMQVLDDHRVVARLVEGRHTHVMVKKAIAKGEKLPVAITIGTHPAVTFASCTRVPTGKELPYAAELMGGTLKVKKCSNGVLVPEAEIVLEGFITAELTDEGPFVDITGTYDPIRRQHIIEITGMYTKPDFIYHGILPGGDEHKMLMGAPYEPKIYKAVAGVTEVKDVLLTKGGCGYLHAVIQIRKSTQGDGKNAIMAAFAAHTSLKHVVVVDEDIDPANPHEVEYAIATRVSGDRDIMVIQGVRGSSLDPCQLEDGTNVKVGVDATMVLGREDEFRRATW; this is encoded by the coding sequence ATGCGTAGTTTTATTGAGAAGATGCGGAAGGCAGGGCTGGTCACTGATGTGAAGGAAGCTGTCTCGCCGGACATGGAAGCGCCGAAGATGGCCGCGAAGACGGACAAGCCCCTCTTCTTCCATAACCTTGCCGGCCACAAGGCCGTGATGAACCTGACAGCGAACCGGGCCTCGCTCGCTCTTGCGCTCGGGATAGACGAGGCAACGATGGTGAAGACCCTTGCGGATGCGCAGTTCAATGGGAACGTCATTGAAGACGGGACCCTGAAGATGCAGAAGCCGGACCTCACGAAGCTTCCGATCATGCACCACTTCCCGAAAGATGCCGGGAAGTACCTCACCTCCGCCATCGTCTTCTCGCGCTGGGAGGGTGTCGAAAACGGGTCGATTCACCGGATGCAGGTGCTCGATGACCACCGCGTTGTTGCGCGGCTCGTCGAGGGCAGGCACACACACGTGATGGTGAAGAAAGCCATTGCGAAAGGCGAAAAACTGCCCGTCGCGATCACCATCGGGACGCACCCGGCGGTTACGTTTGCCAGCTGCACAAGAGTGCCGACCGGGAAAGAACTCCCGTACGCCGCGGAGCTGATGGGCGGCACGCTGAAGGTGAAGAAGTGCAGCAATGGCGTGCTCGTCCCTGAAGCGGAGATCGTGCTTGAAGGATTCATCACGGCCGAGCTCACCGACGAGGGGCCGTTCGTCGATATCACCGGGACATACGACCCGATCCGCCGCCAGCACATCATCGAGATCACGGGCATGTACACAAAGCCGGACTTCATTTACCACGGTATCCTGCCCGGTGGCGATGAGCACAAGATGCTGATGGGGGCACCCTACGAGCCGAAGATCTACAAGGCAGTTGCCGGGGTCACCGAAGTGAAGGATGTCCTCCTCACGAAAGGGGGCTGCGGGTACCTTCACGCCGTGATCCAGATCCGGAAGAGCACGCAGGGCGACGGGAAGAATGCGATCATGGCGGCGTTTGCTGCCCACACATCCCTCAAGCATGTCGTTGTCGTTGACGAGGACATCGACCCGGCCAATCCTCATGAAGTCGAGTACGCCATTGCGACACGGGTCAGCGGGGACCGGGACATCATGGTGATCCAGGGGGTTCGCGGCTCATCACTCGATCCCTGTCAGCTCGAAGACGGGACGAATGTCAAAGTCGGCGTGGATGCGACCATGGTGCTCGGGCGCGAGGACGAGTTCCGCCGCGCAACGTGGTGA
- a CDS encoding sulfide-dependent adenosine diphosphate thiazole synthase, producing MELDELTISRAILASQTNVLINHLELDAAVVGGGPAGLTCAALIAGQGKKVGVIEKKLSVGGGMWGGGMMFPRIVVQEEARRLLDLFGIRYTPFESGYYVARSVEAVSKLTAAACDAGVEFFNLMSVEDVMIKADKRISGLVINWTAVEMGKLHVDPLVMGSRYTVDATGHDAVVARLVEKKGGDIRVKGEGFMWADRAETNILNHTKEIFPGLVVAGMAANAVAGESRMGPVFGGMFLSGERAAQIVLREMKA from the coding sequence ATGGAACTGGATGAACTCACCATCAGCAGGGCAATTCTTGCCTCGCAGACGAATGTGCTTATCAATCACTTGGAACTCGATGCTGCGGTGGTTGGTGGCGGGCCGGCCGGGCTTACCTGTGCAGCGCTCATAGCCGGGCAGGGAAAAAAAGTCGGAGTCATTGAGAAGAAACTCTCGGTTGGCGGCGGGATGTGGGGTGGCGGGATGATGTTCCCCCGGATCGTAGTGCAGGAAGAAGCACGCCGCCTCCTCGACCTCTTCGGCATCCGGTACACTCCCTTTGAGAGCGGCTATTATGTTGCCCGGTCAGTGGAGGCGGTATCCAAGCTTACCGCAGCAGCCTGCGATGCCGGGGTCGAGTTCTTCAACCTCATGTCGGTGGAGGATGTCATGATCAAAGCCGACAAGCGAATCAGCGGGCTGGTCATCAACTGGACAGCAGTCGAGATGGGAAAGCTCCATGTCGATCCGCTGGTGATGGGTTCCCGTTATACTGTTGATGCCACCGGTCACGATGCAGTCGTGGCCCGTCTTGTCGAGAAGAAAGGTGGAGACATCCGGGTGAAAGGCGAAGGTTTTATGTGGGCTGACCGGGCCGAGACAAACATCCTGAACCATACAAAGGAGATATTCCCCGGACTCGTGGTTGCCGGTATGGCGGCGAATGCGGTTGCCGGCGAGAGCCGGATGGGGCCGGTCTTTGGCGGGATGTTTCTGTCGGGAGAACGTGCAGCACAGATCGTTCTCCGGGAAATGAAAGCATAA
- a CDS encoding thiamine-phosphate synthase family protein yields the protein MGIDSDVEIEMYGRMMIALGAIEDCREFAAFIPEVRTNMAYASPGAKTPADVLAIEGRITVVGGMPHAAGRPRFGASGHLARFVLGIMQDHPEIRVAINFSSPPDLIQWLEWYCRQKDWPFAVIDRSEESTGGRNIEGSTMSWKAAEAIRKTGDRAPKIICDRGDFGKEPVSVIVGPEPISTVTELLSIVREYSRR from the coding sequence ATGGGTATTGACAGCGACGTTGAGATAGAAATGTACGGGCGCATGATGATTGCGCTTGGTGCGATCGAGGACTGCCGGGAATTTGCCGCATTTATTCCGGAGGTCCGGACCAATATGGCGTATGCCAGTCCGGGAGCAAAAACCCCTGCCGATGTGCTGGCAATTGAGGGGCGGATCACGGTTGTCGGAGGGATGCCCCACGCTGCCGGGCGGCCGCGGTTCGGGGCATCGGGCCACCTAGCCCGGTTTGTTCTGGGGATCATGCAGGATCACCCGGAGATCCGGGTGGCAATCAATTTCTCCTCTCCTCCGGATCTTATCCAGTGGCTTGAGTGGTACTGCAGGCAGAAGGACTGGCCGTTTGCTGTGATTGACCGGTCTGAAGAGTCCACAGGGGGGCGGAATATCGAGGGGTCAACGATGTCATGGAAAGCTGCAGAAGCGATCAGGAAAACCGGTGATCGTGCCCCGAAGATCATCTGCGACCGGGGGGATTTCGGGAAGGAGCCAGTCAGCGTGATCGTTGGCCCGGAGCCGATCAGCACGGTAACGGAACTCCTGTCAATCGTCCGTGAATATTCCCGCCGCTGA
- a CDS encoding UbiX family flavin prenyltransferase has protein sequence MKKEIVVGVTGASGAVYARRLLEVLCREAQVHVIVSDVAAKIAAHEGVSLEGFSATYHDNDKLFASIASGSHKYDGMVIIPCSSKTLSAVANGYTDNLITRTADVCLKEGRKCILVTREMPLSRIHIKNMLAAEEAGATIMPASPGFYQRPKTIEDLVDMVVARVLDHLDVEHTLSGRWEGYDA, from the coding sequence ATGAAGAAGGAGATCGTTGTCGGGGTGACGGGGGCGAGCGGGGCTGTCTATGCCCGGCGCCTGCTTGAGGTGCTCTGCAGGGAAGCGCAGGTACATGTCATTGTCTCGGATGTTGCAGCGAAGATTGCAGCCCATGAAGGTGTGTCGCTTGAGGGATTTTCTGCAACCTACCATGACAACGACAAGCTCTTTGCCTCTATAGCGAGCGGCTCGCATAAGTACGACGGGATGGTGATAATCCCCTGCAGCTCCAAGACGCTCTCCGCTGTTGCCAACGGGTACACGGACAACCTGATTACCCGCACCGCCGATGTCTGCCTCAAGGAGGGACGGAAGTGTATCCTTGTCACCCGCGAGATGCCGCTCTCACGGATCCATATCAAGAATATGCTTGCTGCCGAGGAGGCGGGCGCTACCATCATGCCGGCAAGCCCGGGATTCTATCAGCGGCCAAAGACTATCGAAGATCTCGTGGATATGGTCGTCGCCCGGGTGCTCGATCACCTGGATGTCGAGCATACGCTGAGCGGGCGCTGGGAGGGATACGATGCGTAG
- a CDS encoding HD domain-containing protein encodes MNAKIIKDPVHGYIEMEDYALRLLDSPVLQRLRYVRQLGFSFLVYPGANHTRFEHSLGTMFLADVACRRFQLPEDEHRLVVSAALLHDIGHGPYSHASEPLMEQYLHRTHDEIRPVIDTTTAGVLAEAGVDPETLSQVVEGKHPLSGIIHGDFDVDRMDYLLRDAYYTGAPYGTVDAQRLIRHLIRYPDGTVLDENGVNAAESLLIARTLMRPTVYYHHVSRIGESMFQLAALEHCAGMGEEEIQQFLRFDDAGCMHSLRTSENPVSRGIALRLYERRLYKRAVYAGSDQINPATWQEGITLEKSRDLAAQIAEKAGIRAEEVLVDIPPIPREMSLGVRVQSRNAVTSFEELSPRIRTLNMTRREQWRLGIYTVPEHRDAVGDAACEILHIKKPTRQDTLF; translated from the coding sequence GTGAACGCCAAGATCATCAAGGACCCGGTCCACGGCTACATCGAGATGGAGGACTATGCGCTCCGGCTGCTCGATTCGCCCGTGCTCCAGCGCCTCCGGTATGTCCGCCAGCTTGGCTTCTCGTTCCTTGTCTATCCCGGGGCAAATCACACGCGCTTCGAGCATTCCCTGGGGACCATGTTCCTTGCCGATGTTGCCTGCCGCAGGTTCCAGTTGCCGGAGGACGAGCACCGGCTCGTTGTCTCCGCCGCACTCCTCCACGACATCGGCCACGGCCCCTACTCGCATGCGAGCGAGCCGCTGATGGAGCAGTACCTGCACCGGACCCATGATGAGATCCGGCCGGTTATTGATACAACGACTGCAGGTGTTCTTGCGGAAGCCGGGGTGGACCCGGAGACACTGTCGCAGGTTGTTGAGGGGAAGCATCCCCTCTCCGGTATCATCCACGGGGACTTCGATGTGGACCGGATGGACTACCTCCTGCGCGATGCCTACTATACCGGCGCGCCCTATGGCACGGTCGACGCCCAGCGCCTCATCCGGCACCTGATCCGGTACCCGGACGGAACCGTGCTGGACGAGAACGGGGTGAATGCCGCCGAGTCCCTCCTGATCGCCCGGACGCTGATGCGGCCGACCGTCTATTACCACCATGTCAGCAGGATCGGAGAGAGCATGTTCCAGCTCGCTGCCCTGGAACACTGTGCCGGCATGGGCGAAGAGGAGATACAGCAGTTCCTGCGCTTTGACGATGCAGGCTGCATGCATTCCCTGCGCACTTCAGAAAACCCGGTCTCCCGCGGGATCGCGCTCAGGCTTTACGAACGGCGCCTGTACAAGCGGGCCGTGTATGCCGGCAGCGACCAGATCAACCCGGCGACCTGGCAGGAGGGGATTACCCTGGAGAAGTCCCGGGACCTTGCAGCACAGATAGCGGAAAAGGCAGGGATCCGGGCCGAAGAAGTGCTCGTGGACATCCCCCCCATCCCCCGCGAGATGTCCCTTGGCGTCCGGGTGCAGAGCCGGAATGCCGTCACCAGTTTCGAGGAGCTCTCGCCCCGGATCCGGACCCTCAACATGACCCGGCGCGAGCAGTGGCGCCTCGGCATCTACACGGTGCCGGAACACCGCGATGCGGTCGGCGATGCGGCCTGCGAGATCCTGCACATCAAAAAACCGACCCGGCAGGATACGCTGTTTTAG
- a CDS encoding PEGA domain-containing protein, with the protein MIRNLLIVPLVFLVLLAGCVYESPKETGTIQFTSSPTGAQVYFDSQFRGTTPVSLTDVEPGNHAIEFRYPGYEGWSEIMVVSSGRNNVFAALIPTASVVTTTPAITTTVPAASSSSPVILTVTPGRNPMIVGETNTFSGTASGTKSVIVTIYGTGIYSAGSSSLPKDVDAFGNWAYVWNPGTKLLPGTYRATATDPDKKTLAQAEFEVIGNGEVSVVPSTYSASRGDTIKFSGLCTTNAPEVELVLYGPDRYAGGIKLGTVSVQANDNWVFSYTLDNTVPTGTYTMKAYDVPKTTSGSAQFTVGYTGQP; encoded by the coding sequence TTGATCCGGAACCTACTGATTGTGCCGCTGGTTTTTTTGGTCCTGCTGGCGGGTTGTGTCTACGAATCCCCCAAAGAAACGGGGACAATCCAGTTTACGTCGTCGCCAACGGGCGCCCAGGTCTATTTCGACTCCCAGTTCAGGGGAACCACACCGGTCTCCCTGACAGATGTGGAGCCCGGGAACCATGCCATCGAGTTCCGGTATCCCGGTTATGAGGGCTGGTCTGAGATCATGGTCGTATCTTCGGGCAGGAACAATGTCTTTGCCGCCCTGATCCCCACAGCCTCCGTCGTAACTACAACACCGGCGATCACAACAACGGTTCCGGCGGCATCGTCTTCCTCACCGGTGATCCTGACCGTCACGCCAGGCAGGAACCCGATGATCGTGGGGGAGACAAACACCTTCTCGGGAACCGCCTCCGGAACAAAGAGCGTTATCGTGACGATCTATGGAACCGGGATTTACTCCGCCGGGAGTTCTTCCCTTCCAAAAGACGTTGATGCCTTTGGTAACTGGGCATATGTCTGGAACCCGGGAACCAAACTCCTGCCGGGTACGTACCGGGCCACTGCAACCGATCCTGACAAGAAAACCCTGGCCCAGGCAGAGTTCGAGGTTATCGGCAACGGGGAAGTGAGTGTTGTCCCAAGCACATACTCTGCTTCCCGGGGAGACACGATCAAGTTCTCCGGCCTCTGTACCACCAATGCCCCTGAGGTCGAGCTTGTGCTGTACGGTCCTGACCGTTATGCCGGTGGGATCAAACTGGGTACAGTCTCGGTGCAGGCAAACGATAACTGGGTCTTTTCCTACACCCTGGACAACACCGTGCCGACCGGCACCTATACCATGAAAGCGTACGATGTCCCAAAGACAACATCGGGCTCTGCCCAGTTCACGGTAGGGTATACCGGACAACCCTGA
- a CDS encoding flavodoxin family protein: protein MKIIGINSSPKGEKSQTRRLVMAVLESARQAGADITFVDICALDIHYCTACGTCYAKGECIHDDDFPALLEKMSDADGIVLGSPNYINAVTAQLKTMLDRMADTVHCQAFAGKYGCAVCTAGGSYANEVADYMNMALGNYGAMTVGKVAVHLGADPAAITGAEKESKALGKKLAEAIKTKWSDPAQEKILFERKEYFKRLVSFNKDLWKHEYDYWKAAGELP, encoded by the coding sequence ATGAAGATCATTGGTATCAATTCCAGCCCGAAAGGCGAGAAGAGCCAGACCCGCCGGCTCGTGATGGCGGTTCTCGAAAGCGCCCGGCAGGCGGGTGCGGACATTACGTTTGTCGATATCTGTGCTCTGGACATCCACTACTGCACTGCATGCGGAACCTGTTATGCAAAAGGAGAGTGCATCCATGACGACGATTTCCCTGCGCTTCTTGAAAAGATGTCAGACGCGGACGGGATTGTCCTCGGGTCGCCGAATTATATCAACGCAGTGACTGCCCAGCTCAAGACCATGCTCGACCGGATGGCAGACACGGTCCACTGCCAGGCATTTGCCGGCAAGTACGGGTGCGCTGTCTGCACCGCAGGTGGATCCTATGCAAACGAGGTTGCGGATTATATGAACATGGCCCTTGGCAATTACGGTGCAATGACCGTCGGGAAGGTTGCCGTGCACCTGGGCGCCGATCCGGCTGCCATTACCGGTGCGGAGAAAGAGTCAAAGGCGCTCGGAAAGAAGCTTGCCGAAGCGATAAAGACAAAGTGGTCCGATCCCGCACAGGAGAAGATTCTCTTTGAACGCAAAGAGTACTTCAAGCGTCTTGTATCCTTTAACAAGGACCTCTGGAAGCACGAGTACGATTACTGGAAAGCGGCAGGAGAACTGCCCTGA
- the cofD gene encoding 2-phospho-L-lactate transferase encodes MITFLSGGTGTPKLLRGMQQVMDRHEISVIVNTAEDIWISGNHLSPDVDTVMYLFAGILNTDTWWGIRNDTFTTHDEIMRLGVDEFIGIGDQDRAVHIARGEMLRGGMRLTNVTKFLCERYGVRENVLPMTDTEVTTQVKTELGPIHFQEYWVRARGKIAIQGVMRSYAEPPVATPEALEAIEASDAVVIGPSNPITSISPVLACGGIKEAIQNKIVLAVSPFIGNEPVSGPAAALMRAAGYEPNAIGTFNCYGGLTDIFVQDIRDPVEVSHAVRFDTLMTDEDKSVALANEVLRLIAAA; translated from the coding sequence ATGATTACGTTCCTGTCGGGCGGGACCGGCACGCCCAAACTGTTGCGGGGCATGCAGCAAGTGATGGACCGGCACGAGATCTCGGTGATCGTGAACACGGCCGAGGACATCTGGATCTCAGGGAACCACCTCTCACCCGATGTTGACACGGTCATGTACCTCTTTGCCGGTATCCTCAACACCGACACCTGGTGGGGGATCCGGAACGACACCTTCACCACCCACGACGAGATCATGCGCCTTGGCGTCGATGAGTTTATCGGCATCGGTGACCAGGACCGGGCGGTCCACATCGCCCGGGGCGAGATGCTCCGCGGGGGGATGCGGCTGACAAATGTGACCAAGTTCCTCTGCGAGCGCTACGGTGTCCGCGAGAACGTGCTGCCCATGACTGACACGGAAGTGACAACGCAGGTGAAGACCGAGCTGGGCCCGATCCATTTCCAGGAATACTGGGTGCGGGCACGGGGAAAGATCGCGATCCAGGGGGTCATGCGGAGTTACGCAGAACCGCCGGTGGCAACACCCGAAGCGCTCGAAGCCATCGAAGCGAGCGATGCAGTCGTGATTGGCCCCTCCAACCCAATAACAAGCATCTCTCCGGTCCTTGCCTGCGGGGGCATCAAAGAAGCGATCCAGAACAAGATCGTCCTCGCGGTCAGCCCGTTCATCGGCAACGAGCCGGTCAGCGGCCCGGCTGCGGCCCTGATGCGGGCAGCCGGCTATGAACCGAACGCGATCGGGACGTTCAACTGTTACGGGGGCCTGACCGATATCTTTGTCCAGGATATCCGCGATCCCGTTGAGGTCAGCCACGCGGTGCGTTTCGACACCCTGATGACGGACGAGGACAAGAGCGTGGCCCTCGCAAACGAGGTCCTCCGGCTAATCGCGGCCGCCTGA
- a CDS encoding cupin domain-containing protein produces the protein MLIRSVADSSHERVIDRSLLCELLHPDKVPEATGLGCSIAHAIVPAGESTLPHVLDRSVELYYILEGKGEIHIGDEQASVRAGQIVYIPPGARQFIRNCGTEDLVFLCIVSPKWQASDERLIG, from the coding sequence ATGCTTATCCGAAGTGTTGCAGACAGCTCCCATGAACGCGTGATCGACCGTTCTCTCTTGTGCGAACTTCTGCATCCCGATAAGGTCCCGGAAGCCACGGGCCTTGGGTGCAGCATTGCCCATGCGATTGTGCCAGCGGGAGAGTCCACGCTGCCCCATGTATTGGACCGGTCGGTGGAGCTCTACTATATCCTTGAAGGAAAGGGGGAAATCCATATCGGAGACGAACAGGCGTCCGTACGGGCAGGGCAGATCGTGTATATCCCCCCGGGGGCCCGCCAGTTCATCCGCAATTGCGGTACCGAAGACCTTGTATTCCTCTGCATTGTATCCCCCAAGTGGCAGGCGTCGGATGAGAGGCTCATCGGCTGA
- a CDS encoding VTT domain-containing protein codes for MDLPFVFLDLVLHIDKYLPGIIESYGFWTFPILFAIIFCETGLVVTPYLPGDSLLFVAGTLAGAGYLNIEVLIVVLLAAAILGDTVNYWIGHTTGMKVLDMKCSFVRAEHLDKTREYFARYGGITIVIARFVPFIRTFAPFLAGVGKMSYRWFLTYNIVGAVLWVLAFTLVGFFFGGLPIIKENFSLIVYLIIGVSMLAVGSIIFQMLRKSSCNERVTGPEGKN; via the coding sequence ATGGATCTGCCGTTTGTTTTCCTCGACCTCGTGTTACACATCGACAAATACCTTCCGGGGATCATCGAGAGTTATGGTTTCTGGACATTCCCGATCCTGTTTGCCATCATCTTCTGCGAGACAGGCCTCGTGGTAACGCCGTACCTTCCTGGCGACTCCCTGCTTTTCGTTGCAGGAACCCTCGCCGGGGCCGGTTACCTCAACATCGAGGTCCTGATCGTTGTCCTCCTCGCCGCGGCAATCCTCGGGGACACCGTGAATTACTGGATCGGGCACACAACCGGCATGAAAGTCCTGGACATGAAGTGCAGTTTCGTCCGGGCCGAGCACCTTGACAAGACGCGTGAATACTTTGCACGGTATGGCGGTATCACCATCGTGATCGCCCGGTTCGTCCCCTTTATCCGGACCTTCGCCCCGTTCCTTGCCGGCGTGGGCAAAATGAGCTATCGCTGGTTCCTCACCTACAATATCGTTGGAGCGGTCCTCTGGGTCCTCGCATTCACTCTTGTTGGATTCTTCTTCGGGGGCCTGCCTATTATCAAAGAGAACTTCAGCCTCATCGTGTACCTGATCATCGGGGTCTCGATGCTGGCCGTGGGGTCCATCATTTTCCAGATGCTCCGTAAGTCATCGTGTAATGAGAGGGTTACGGGCCCGGAAGGAAAGAACTAA
- a CDS encoding diguanylate cyclase family protein, with translation MKHENEPTYSFVILTFVLILIDTILAWLSVTVFPTVGGGVISWVFIAVAFMILFTLWFGGYGAIAAYVGTLVGSGLLVSETLVHNPLIALLWAGAGLLQVLIPLVAVRSFGVDLTMSNPRDYTYVILFAVIINNLVGAAWAVLTLSLIETVSFTTAFTAWFIGNGVICILIVPLFLKLFTQRVQKSRLFVKTYWD, from the coding sequence ATGAAGCATGAGAATGAACCAACGTATTCCTTTGTCATTCTTACGTTCGTCCTTATCCTCATCGATACCATCCTTGCATGGCTTTCCGTTACGGTGTTTCCAACCGTCGGGGGTGGGGTGATCTCGTGGGTGTTCATCGCCGTTGCCTTCATGATCCTCTTCACCCTCTGGTTCGGGGGGTACGGTGCGATCGCGGCCTATGTCGGGACCCTTGTCGGTTCAGGCCTGCTGGTGTCCGAGACCCTTGTCCACAACCCCCTCATCGCGCTCCTCTGGGCTGGTGCCGGCCTGCTCCAGGTCCTCATCCCGCTCGTTGCGGTCAGGAGTTTTGGGGTAGACCTGACCATGTCCAATCCGCGGGACTATACGTATGTTATTCTCTTTGCCGTCATCATCAACAACCTGGTTGGCGCTGCCTGGGCAGTCTTGACGCTCTCGCTCATCGAGACCGTATCGTTCACTACGGCATTTACTGCCTGGTTCATCGGCAATGGGGTGATCTGTATCCTGATCGTGCCCCTCTTCCTCAAACTCTTCACGCAGAGGGTACAGAAGAGCCGTCTGTTTGTAAAGACGTACTGGGATTAA
- a CDS encoding HEAT repeat domain-containing protein, translated as MSVVKKFLNLFKSGAEEGEEARLRAQKERTENLLKALTDGDLDARWAAVRSVGDLGEAFIEPLIRGLQDDYWIIRRGSADTLGKIGAPAVTPLIAALAEPSDDVRQETIRALQLIGEPSVSPLVQAAKNPHPLIRRGAVQALGLMGEERAVPVLVEAMKDTDAGVRYEAAVAFGRINDPRCIPHLIESLNDVQERVRTAVMATLCSLGIPAIDPLIRALIAQNEDVGRRASLALVTIGEPAIDPLIAALADQNPGIRRGAIEALGQIGNTRAIPKIIECLEDDIRPVRIEAVRALAALGVPAIAPLMQVFREGDNRIRSGAMEALWMLGQPATTPLIMVLKDEQSDVRKRAALLLGEIGDQKAVDHLTGLLSDDNVAVRKEAFEALEMIKTRTAQ; from the coding sequence ATGAGTGTAGTGAAAAAATTCCTCAACCTGTTCAAGTCAGGGGCGGAGGAGGGCGAAGAGGCGCGCCTGAGAGCACAAAAGGAGCGCACCGAGAACCTCCTGAAAGCCCTGACCGACGGCGACCTCGATGCCCGCTGGGCCGCGGTCCGGTCTGTCGGCGACCTTGGCGAAGCCTTTATTGAACCACTGATCCGGGGGCTCCAGGACGATTACTGGATCATCCGCAGGGGCTCCGCCGATACGCTGGGCAAGATCGGGGCACCTGCGGTCACCCCGCTGATTGCAGCGCTGGCTGAACCCAGTGACGATGTCCGGCAGGAGACGATCCGGGCTCTCCAGCTGATTGGCGAGCCTTCGGTCAGTCCCCTTGTCCAGGCAGCCAAGAATCCCCACCCGCTTATCCGCAGGGGCGCTGTGCAGGCGCTGGGGTTGATGGGCGAGGAACGGGCTGTCCCGGTACTTGTCGAGGCCATGAAGGATACCGATGCCGGCGTCAGGTACGAGGCTGCCGTTGCCTTTGGCCGCATCAACGATCCCCGCTGCATCCCGCACCTGATCGAGAGCCTGAACGATGTGCAGGAGCGGGTGCGAACCGCGGTCATGGCGACCCTCTGCTCTCTGGGGATCCCCGCCATCGATCCCCTTATCCGTGCACTCATCGCCCAGAACGAGGATGTTGGCAGGCGGGCATCCCTTGCCCTCGTGACAATCGGGGAGCCGGCCATCGACCCGCTGATTGCGGCACTCGCTGACCAGAACCCGGGCATCCGTAGGGGTGCAATCGAAGCGCTCGGCCAGATCGGCAATACGCGGGCAATCCCGAAGATCATCGAGTGCCTCGAAGACGATATCCGGCCTGTCCGGATCGAGGCTGTCAGGGCCCTTGCAGCCCTTGGCGTGCCGGCAATCGCCCCGCTCATGCAGGTCTTCCGCGAGGGGGACAACCGGATCCGGTCCGGTGCCATGGAGGCGCTCTGGATGCTCGGCCAGCCGGCAACAACGCCCCTTATCATGGTCTTAAAGGACGAGCAGAGCGATGTCCGGAAGCGGGCCGCACTCCTGCTGGGCGAGATTGGCGACCAGAAGGCTGTCGACCACCTGACCGGGCTCCTCTCGGACGACAACGTTGCCGTCAGGAAAGAAGCGTTCGAAGCCCTCGAGATGATCAAGACGCGGACCGCTCAATAA